From the Manihot esculenta cultivar AM560-2 chromosome 3, M.esculenta_v8, whole genome shotgun sequence genome, one window contains:
- the LOC110610818 gene encoding photosystem II 10 kDa polypeptide, chloroplastic, producing the protein MAASAMASVILKPAAPFSFEKSSVKGLPTLSRRSFRVEASGGKIKTDKPYGINGGMNLRDGLDASGRKAKGKGVYQFVDKYGANVDGYSPIYDTRDWSPSGDVYVGGRTGLAIWAVTLAGLLAGGALLVYNTSALAQ; encoded by the exons ATGGCAGCATCAGCAATGGCTTCTGTGATCTTGAAACCAGCAGCTCCTTTCAGTTTTGAAAAATCTTCAGTGAAAGGTCTTCCAACTCTCTCAAGGAGAAGCTTCAGAGTTGAGGCCAGTGGAGGCAAGATCAAGACTGATAAGCCATATG GAATCAATGGTGGAATGAACCTCAGGGATGGCCTTGATGCCTCTGGAAGGAAGGCTAAG GGCAAGGGTGTATACCAATTTGTTGACAAATATGGTGCCAATGTGGATGGATACAG CCCTATCTACGACACAAGAGACTGGTCTCCAAGTGGGGATGTTTATGTTGGGG GCAGAACAGGGTTAGCAATATGGGCAGTGACGCTGGCTGGGCTTCTTGCAGGAGGAGCTCTTCTTGTCTACAATACAAGTGCTTTGGCACAATAG